A stretch of Treponema vincentii F0403 DNA encodes these proteins:
- a CDS encoding GTP-binding protein, which produces MCLPTILLLSKIENTPAEELGRITAILRTINPHAEILDTPYFNQPAEWWQKLLCTPLNTQRAIALPKKDHTPDLENISFTGVAVDTVNDLLELLTALLRGYFGTVYRAKGFTQIGGQWTKFDIVDRQYTVAVCDPMPESKAVIIGQKLDRERLRKAFTAAAPLSYRRYTADRSAEYVPKRGKFFQSSSVT; this is translated from the coding sequence TTGTGTTTACCTACTATCTTACTTCTTTCCAAAATAGAAAATACTCCAGCCGAAGAGTTAGGCCGCATCACCGCGATACTCCGTACGATAAATCCTCATGCGGAAATCCTCGACACCCCGTACTTCAACCAGCCCGCTGAATGGTGGCAAAAACTGCTGTGTACTCCGCTGAATACGCAGCGTGCAATAGCGCTCCCCAAAAAAGACCATACACCCGATTTGGAAAACATCAGTTTTACCGGTGTTGCAGTCGACACTGTCAATGACCTTCTGGAATTGCTGACCGCATTGCTCCGCGGATACTTCGGTACCGTCTACCGTGCAAAGGGTTTTACGCAGATAGGCGGACAATGGACAAAATTCGATATTGTCGATAGGCAGTACACCGTTGCCGTCTGCGATCCGATGCCCGAATCGAAAGCCGTAATCATCGGTCAAAAGCTCGATCGGGAACGGCTCCGCAAGGCGTTTACTGCAGCTGCACCTCTATCGTACCGACGGTACACAGCAGATCGATCAGCGGAATACGTACCGAAGCGCGGGAAGTTTTTTCAGTCTTCGTCGGTAACGTAA
- a CDS encoding DUF3798 domain-containing protein encodes MKKRMHAVFVLLAAVLLSASVLGCSKKAETQPGKTDSASNGKTASYHIGIATGTVSQSEDDLRGAEKLIEMYGSAKTGGMIQHITYPDDFMSQQETTITQIAALADDPLMKAIIVNQGIPGTAEAFKRVREKRPDILLFAGEPHEDPLVIQASADMAISNDFVSRGYTIIWAAKELGAKTFVHISFPRHMSYETLGLRRQIMEASCNDLGIKFVFETAPDPTSDVGVAGAQQFILEKVPQWVEKYGKETAFFCTNDAHTEPLLKQLLQYGGIFVEADLPSPLMGYPGALGIDLTEQAGDFAAILKKVEQSVIDKGGAGRFGTWAYSYGFTVSAGLGEYARRIIDGEAEKGSLADLSKALGVFTPNARWKSAYYTDANTGVRAKNQALVFMDTYILGKGFLPTTEQEVPRQYLNMKFNK; translated from the coding sequence ATGAAAAAAAGAATGCATGCCGTATTCGTTTTACTGGCCGCTGTACTTTTGAGTGCGTCCGTATTAGGGTGCAGCAAAAAAGCGGAAACACAACCGGGGAAAACAGACTCGGCGTCTAACGGCAAGACTGCTTCGTACCATATCGGTATTGCAACGGGAACCGTGTCTCAATCGGAGGATGATCTCCGCGGGGCGGAAAAACTGATAGAAATGTACGGTTCCGCCAAGACGGGTGGGATGATCCAGCATATCACGTATCCTGACGACTTTATGTCGCAGCAGGAAACGACTATTACACAAATAGCCGCACTCGCGGATGACCCGCTGATGAAAGCTATTATCGTCAATCAGGGTATTCCCGGAACGGCAGAAGCGTTTAAGCGTGTGCGGGAAAAACGCCCCGACATATTGCTGTTTGCCGGTGAACCGCATGAAGACCCGCTTGTCATTCAAGCATCCGCCGATATGGCAATAAGCAATGACTTCGTATCCCGCGGATATACTATTATTTGGGCTGCTAAAGAGCTCGGCGCAAAGACATTTGTCCATATTTCTTTCCCGCGGCACATGTCGTATGAAACACTCGGTCTCCGCCGTCAGATTATGGAAGCTTCTTGTAATGACCTTGGGATAAAATTTGTGTTTGAAACCGCTCCCGACCCCACCAGTGATGTCGGTGTTGCCGGTGCGCAGCAGTTTATCCTTGAAAAAGTTCCGCAGTGGGTAGAAAAATACGGCAAAGAAACCGCATTCTTCTGTACGAACGATGCCCATACGGAGCCGCTCTTAAAGCAGTTGTTACAGTACGGCGGTATCTTTGTAGAAGCCGATCTTCCGTCTCCGTTAATGGGATATCCGGGAGCGCTCGGTATCGATCTTACCGAACAAGCGGGCGATTTTGCCGCTATCTTAAAGAAGGTTGAGCAGTCCGTTATCGACAAGGGCGGCGCAGGCCGGTTCGGTACGTGGGCATACTCTTACGGCTTTACCGTCAGTGCAGGTTTAGGCGAATATGCCCGCCGCATTATCGACGGAGAAGCGGAGAAGGGAAGCCTTGCAGATTTGTCAAAGGCGCTGGGAGTGTTTACTCCTAATGCACGATGGAAGAGCGCATACTATACGGATGCGAATACCGGCGTGCGTGCAAAAAATCAGGCGTTGGTATTTATGGATACTTATATTCTTGGGAAAGGCTTTTTGCCGACAACCGAGCAAGAGGTACCGCGTCAATACTTAAATATGAAATTTAATAAATAA